Genomic DNA from Candidatus Eisenbacteria bacterium:
GTTCCCGCTGGTCGAGATCGCCACCGCCACATCACCCGCCGAACCGATCCCTTCGATTTGCCGTGAAAAAACCTTCTGAAATCCAAAATCGTTGCCAATCGCCGTGAGACTCGATGTGTTCACGCTCAAGGCGAGCGCGGGAAGAGAAGGTCTATCGAGATAAAAACGGCCGGCAAGTTCGCACGCCAGATGCTGCGCATCGGCGGCCGATCCGCCGTTGCCGAAGAATAGAACCTTGTTCCCCTTCCTGAGCCCATCCGCCACAATCTCGGACATCCGTTTAATTATGTCCGCATCCTTGAGGAGGGATTCTTGCACTTTTCTCGCCTGATTGAACCGGGCCTCAACATCAGATTTTTGAATCATTCCCCTCTCCCCTGTCAGCGGTGACGGCTTCCGGTCGTACCCCTCGCCCCAGATCCTCTACGGCGGCGGCCATCCGGGCCCAGGTAAACCGGCTCTTCTCGCTGCGGACGGCGTTTCGCATCGGCGTTTCCAATCCTTCTTGCAGATAGCGGCAGACGGCGTCGGCGACGGCCGCCGGATCCTCGGGCGGCACCAGAAATCCGGTTTCGCCATGACGGATCATTTCTCCCAAACCACCGACATCGGTGGCGATCACCGGACATTCCAATTGAAAAGCAACTTGTACAATACCAGACTGTGTCGCTGAACGATAGGGCAGGACAACGACACGGGAGGCTGAAACATAGAGCCCCACATCTTCATTCGGGACATACCCGTCGACCAGAAAAACATCCTTCTGAAGACCCAGCTCCGAAACCAGCTCAAAGGTCTCCTTGCGCCCCGCGTAAAATTCACCGCCGACGATCAATCCGGCCCCCGTCTCTTTGATGATGCGCGGCATGGCGCGCAGGAGGATATCCAAGCCCTTGTAAGGACGGATAATTCCAAAGAAGAGGATCAACGGACGGTCTTCACCGGCCAATTCAATCCCGCGCTCGGCCAGACGACGCAGCGCTTCCTCACGGGGAAGCGGCCGGCCGAAATGTTCATAGACCGGATGGGGCACCAAGGCGGCGGGGGCATCGGCGCGGAAGGACCTCAAATCATCTTCGACGGACCGGGTCATCACGATGAAGGCATCCCCCGAACCGACAAGATAACGGGTCAGGCTGTGATCCAACAGCCTCCGCTCGTGGGGAATAATGTTATCGCAGATATAGACAATGCGGGCGCCGCTGCCGCGGACCCACCGGGAGATCGTGCCGAAACAGGGCGCGAAGAAGGGCATCCAGTATTTGTAAAAGACAACATCGGGCTTTATCTCCCGGATACGCCGGGCCGCCCGCCACCATGTCCATGGATTTATCGTATCAATCACGATTTCCGCCCCGACGTCCAATCCCTCAGGGGCCGGTCCTTCTTCTTTTTGGGATTTTCCGGGAAAGAGGAGATTCGGGTATTGGCGGCTGAAGGTCAGAACATGAACCTCATGCCCGCGGGCGCGGAGCGTACGAACCAGGGTGGCGTTGAATTGGGCGATCCCGCCGCGCAGGGGATAGGCCGTGCCGACAAGAACGAATTTCATGAATTGACGGTCCAGGTTTGGAGTCCTTGATCCTCGAAGGCGAACCCGGTGGGCATTCCGCCTATCTCTTTCAAGGCGTCGCCGATCCGGTGTTTTAAATCATAGGGGCAATAGAGAAGCAGGTACCCACCCCCGCCGGCCCCGAGGATTTTGCCGCCCAGGCATCCCATATCCCGGGCCTTCTGATACAGGGCATCGATTTGCGGATTGGTAATGCCCTCATCCAAATGCTTTTTGTGCAACCAAGCCTCATGCAGGCATCGCCCGAATTCATCGAGGTCATCTTGGAGAAGGGCGTTTTTCATCGCCACCGCCAGCGCCTTCATCTCATCCAGCGCTTCCACAACATCCTGCTTTTTTTCCCGGTAGGAGTGGGTTTGACGGTCGACGATATGGGCCGACAGCCGGGTCTTACCCGTATAAACCAGCAGCAGGCGGCCTTCCAATTCATTCATGGTGGCGCGGCGGATACGCAGGGGATTCACAATTGTATAACCATTGTGAAACTCGATGAGATTGAATCCACCGAAGACCGCGGCGTATTGATCCTGGCGCCCGCCGGAAATCTTGACGCGCTCCCGCTCGATATGGTAAGTCAACTCGGCGATATCATACGGCGCCAAGGGTTTCCCGAGCCAATCCTGGAAGACGCCGACCAGTGTCGTGACCATTGTTGAAGAAGAGCCCAGCCCGCTGCCCGGCGGGGCGTCGGTGTGCGAAAGAATCTCGATTCCCGCAGGAAGGCCCCCGACATCGCCGGATCGCAATCCCAACCGGCGGCATTCCTCTCTGAAAAAACCGAGGGCGCCCTTCAGCAGATCCAATTGTCCATTCATGAGCAAAGGTTCGCCGGGTTTGATGTCGAGACTCAATTCGTAATCCAAGGAACGCAGCCGGAAGATCGGTTCCTCCAAGGCGCGGAGAGAGGCAAAGGCATACAAATTGATCGTGGTCGAAAGGACGATCCCTCCTCTTTCCTCAGGGTAGGGCGACACATCGGTCCCGCCGCCGCAGAAAGAAATCCGAAGTGGCGCCTTTGCGCGATAGATCATCAACCTCTCCCTCGTTGAATCCAACGTCTGAAAGCCTCCAGCCGCTCCGGGGTTCCGACATCCCAGAACTTTTCCCCCGTCATCCAAGCCCCGAGCCGCCCGCCCGCCGCCATGCCGGGCAGCACCGTTCTTTCCAGCGACAAGGGGTCTTCCCCCGCCTCTTCTGAGAGATCCTCACGGAAAAAATCGCGGTGCGCCAAATAAATACCGGCATTAACCAGTCCAGGTCCGCCACCCGATTTCTCGACAAATTCGGTGACCCGGCCCCCGGCGTCGATCCTTAATGTACCGTAATCTCCGGCATCGGGCATCTCTGTCGCGACGAGCAGGAAAGGCAGGGAAGAGCCGGCGCCGGCCCTGAGAAAGTGATCCCATGAGATGGGGCCGTAGGAATCCCCATTGAGGATCAGGTTCCACTCCACGGCCAAGGGTGACGCGGCCCGCAAGGCGCCACCCGTTCCCAAGGGGCTGGTTTCACGCAGCGACACAAGCTCCCGTCCTTGAAAGGCCGCCTCGAGATCCTCCCCCTTTCGACCCGTCAGGAGCACGAGCCGTTCAAAACCGGCCGCCGCCAAATCATCCAGCAAATAGTCGAGAAAGGGGCGCCCCTCCACGGGGATGAGCGCCTTCGGCCCTTCCCATATCGATTGGAGGCGGGTGCCGCGTCCACCCGCCAGAATAAAAACCGTCACCTCAGCCGGATTGATCTCCACGACGACCCCTCCCACGACACCCAAACTCTTGTCTATCGGTCCGCATCAAGAAGATAGCTACCCCGGCCGCTCCGTGCTAGCCTTCCCTCCCTGATGGCTATCTTACATCAAATCTGGTTTCTCCTGGTGTCGGCCTGGATTTTGGGGGGCACGGGATGGCTGACCCTGGCCCTTTTGGGATCGACGCTTCCCTTCGATCGCCGGGAACGCATCGCGGCAGGGGTCTTAGTCAGCGCGGCGTGGGTGGCCCTGCTGCATCTGCTGGTGCTCGCCACAACGGGCCGTCTGCATACCATCCTCTACGGCCTTCTCTTTCTGACACTGGGGCAGATGCTGCTCCTCGCCGTGCGGCGCTTGGACATCCGCCGGAAGACGAATCCCGCCCCCGCGCGGGAAGAAGCGGATCGGCCGGGTGGCGGCGGGAAAGAAGACCCCGCCGATCGACTCGAGAGCGAGATCCCGAAACCCAAACGGTATGCCGGCATCGAACCGCTTTGGATTTTGCTGATCCTCGCCGCGATCCTCATGATCGTCGGCGGAGGGAGTCTCGGCACGATCCATGACTCCCTCGATACCGTCGCTTATGTCCGCGGTTTGGTTGAAACCGACTCGATCCAATTGGTTTCACCCATCTACAGCCCCGATCCGCTTCCCGCCCCCGACCCGCGGCGCGGCACCTTTCATACGGAGCTCGCCCTGATCTCGCTGGCATCGGGGATCGACCCGGCCGACCTCTGGCGGGAACTCCCCATCCTCCTTTTCCCCTTCGCCCTGCTCGTGCTCTTCCTGCTCGCGCGTGAGATTCTGGCCTCTCCATCATGGGCCCTGGCGGCGACGGGAATCTTCGGCCTGACAGCCTACCTGACACCCGACCACTTTATGCAGAACATCGCTTATGCCAGCCGGATCGGCTGGGTGATGGGTTGGGTCGGATGGATGGCCGCCTATCGTTTTCTGCGCGAAGGGGGCCGGCGGTTGGGGATTTTTGTCGTGCTGACGGCTCCCATGCTGATGGGGATCCATATCCTCTCCTCGGCGCAGTTCCTCATGATCCTGGGTTGTTTGATCCCCGCCCTTCTCTGGAGCCGCTCCTGGCGGAGTCTTGAATGGCGCCGCGCCCTCCTTCTGACGGCCGGCGCCGTGGCGGCGGCGCTCCCCTTTCTGATCATCCGCCTCATGGCCAGTTATGAAGTGATCAATCCGATGTTCAACCGCCTGCAGGGAGTTCTCTTTTTACGGGACGGATGGATCAGCCTGCACCCGCGGGTCGCCTGGTCGATTCTCGGCTGGCCGGGGCTCATGGCGCTGGCGCTCAGCCCCCTCCTGTTCCGCCGCGCGCGCACATCCATGGGAATCGCCGTGCTCCTGACGACCGCCTGGATCCCCTTTATCTTTGTTTTCTTCCCCCCGACCCTGATGCTGATGGAACATTTCCAGGCGCACTCGCTGATCTTCAGGCTGTTACTGCTGATTCCGACCCCCCTCATTTTGACCGTGCTCATCCGGGATGGGGCGGCCTCTTGGAAAAATCCGGGCAGAAGGTGGGTCCGGATGATCCCAGCGGGTCTTATTCTTCTCGCTCTGATCCTCCATGTCGGGCAGGTCATCGGTTTTCTGCAGGTTCCCTCCCAACGACGTCTCGCCTGGGAGGAACAACCGGCTCTCGTTGAAGCGATGGAATGGATTCAGTCGGAACTTGTTGAACCGCGGGTTATCCTCACCGATCCGCTGACCGGCTACGCGATGCCGGCCTACACGCGCCACACCAGTGGAACGCCGTTGAATCAGCATTCCTCCCCCACCGACGCCTGGGCTTTTCAGCGGATGGTCGATGCGCAGGCCGTTCTCAACGGTTTTGTGGGAATCCTGGAGACGTGTACCATCCTCGACAAGGGGCGCGCCGATTACGTGCTGCTGAACCAGGCCTATCCGCGCTATCAGGAGCAGTACGGTCTCTTTCTCTCCCCGCTCACCTATGAGCTTTCCCGGCTGAAATTCGACAGCCAGCCGGCGCTATTCACCAATATCTACGATCGTCACCAGATCATCATCTATCGTTACAACGGCGTCGGACGGGTTAAACATTTTGTGCAAGGTCTACCGCATTCCCTCGAAGGCCTGATGCCGGATGATGCCGGCTTCACCCCGGGATCGGCGGCGCCGCCCCCCGCAGGCACGGAATTGGGGATCTTGGCGCCGCTGGATCCGCCGCTCACGGCCACGACGCCGGCGGAGACAATAAATGTCATTGTTCGCGACGTGCCGAATCCGTTTTTACTGACGGATGCCGAAGACGCGCGCTTCGCTGCGCCGCTCCCCCCCGGCCTGGTGAAAGCGTCGCATCCAGGATTCCAGATGGATCAGCCCGCTATTGAATATCTTGGAATGGATTCGGTTAAAACGGTGCACCCGGGTGAAGCCCTGCATCTCACACTCTATTGGCGGCGGACCAA
This window encodes:
- a CDS encoding D-sedoheptulose 7-phosphate isomerase; amino-acid sequence: MIQKSDVEARFNQARKVQESLLKDADIIKRMSEIVADGLRKGNKVLFFGNGGSAADAQHLACELAGRFYLDRPSLPALALSVNTSSLTAIGNDFGFQKVFSRQIEGIGSAGDVAVAISTSGNSPNVIEAVKTAKSMGIITLGFTGQTGGELKDLVDECLIVATDETPRVQEGHILAGHIICELAERELFGKASPQE
- a CDS encoding glycosyltransferase, which encodes MKFVLVGTAYPLRGGIAQFNATLVRTLRARGHEVHVLTFSRQYPNLLFPGKSQKEEGPAPEGLDVGAEIVIDTINPWTWWRAARRIREIKPDVVFYKYWMPFFAPCFGTISRWVRGSGARIVYICDNIIPHERRLLDHSLTRYLVGSGDAFIVMTRSVEDDLRSFRADAPAALVPHPVYEHFGRPLPREEALRRLAERGIELAGEDRPLILFFGIIRPYKGLDILLRAMPRIIKETGAGLIVGGEFYAGRKETFELVSELGLQKDVFLVDGYVPNEDVGLYVSASRVVVLPYRSATQSGIVQVAFQLECPVIATDVGGLGEMIRHGETGFLVPPEDPAAVADAVCRYLQEGLETPMRNAVRSEKSRFTWARMAAAVEDLGRGVRPEAVTADRGEGNDSKI
- a CDS encoding GHMP kinase, yielding MIYRAKAPLRISFCGGGTDVSPYPEERGGIVLSTTINLYAFASLRALEEPIFRLRSLDYELSLDIKPGEPLLMNGQLDLLKGALGFFREECRRLGLRSGDVGGLPAGIEILSHTDAPPGSGLGSSSTMVTTLVGVFQDWLGKPLAPYDIAELTYHIERERVKISGGRQDQYAAVFGGFNLIEFHNGYTIVNPLRIRRATMNELEGRLLLVYTGKTRLSAHIVDRQTHSYREKKQDVVEALDEMKALAVAMKNALLQDDLDEFGRCLHEAWLHKKHLDEGITNPQIDALYQKARDMGCLGGKILGAGGGGYLLLYCPYDLKHRIGDALKEIGGMPTGFAFEDQGLQTWTVNS
- a CDS encoding NTP transferase domain-containing protein — its product is MEINPAEVTVFILAGGRGTRLQSIWEGPKALIPVEGRPFLDYLLDDLAAAGFERLVLLTGRKGEDLEAAFQGRELVSLRETSPLGTGGALRAASPLAVEWNLILNGDSYGPISWDHFLRAGAGSSLPFLLVATEMPDAGDYGTLRIDAGGRVTEFVEKSGGGPGLVNAGIYLAHRDFFREDLSEEAGEDPLSLERTVLPGMAAGGRLGAWMTGEKFWDVGTPERLEAFRRWIQRGRG